The region GGTTACTCGGTCTTTGCCGGCGTGGGTGAACGAACCCGCGAAGGAAACGATCTCTGGCTCGAAATGCAGGAAACACAGATTGGCTCAACGGGTCGTGCGGTCATCGAGCAGACCTGTATGGTCTTTGGCCAGATGAACGAGCCGCCGGGCGCCCGTCTCCGCGTGGCACTTTCCGCACTGACCATGGCTGAATGGTTCCGCGACACCACCGGTGCCGATACGCTGCTGTTCGTGGATAACATTTTCCGATTCTCACAGGCCGGTTCCGAAGTGTCGGCACTTCTGGGACGTATGCCATCAGCAGTGGGTTATCAGCCAACTCTCTCAACCGAACTGGGTGCTCTGCAGGAACGCATCACTTCGACGAAACGTGGGGCGATTACGTCTGTGCAGGCTGTGTATGTTCCTGCGGATGATCCCACCGACCCCGCACCAGCCACTGCCTTCTCGCACCTCGATGCGTTCATTTACCTCGAGCGTAAGATTGCCGAAAAGGGTCTTTACCCCGCGATCGATCCTCTCGCTTCTTCGAGCCGTATTCTCGACCCACAGATTGTGGGCGAGCGGCATTATGCCTGTGCCCGCCGCGTGCAGAAGATTCTGCAGCGATATCGCGAGCTTCAGGACATCATCGCGATTCTCGGTGTGGACGAATTGAGCGAAGACGACAAGTTGGTCGTGAAGCGAGCCCGCCGTATTGAGCGATTCCTGTCGCAGCCCTTCTTCGTGGCCGAAGCCTTTACCGGGAAAAAGGGAAGCTTCACGACACTGGCTGATACGATTCGCAGCTTTGAAGAAATCTGCGATGGCAAGTGGGACGACCTGCCTGAAAGTGCCTTCATGTATGTGGGTGCCATTGAAGAAGCCGTGGCTCAGGCTGAGAAGATGGCTAAGGCTTAATCACCTTGCTGACGATGGTTTGAACTTGGCCCAGTTGGTATCGCGATGACCTCTGGGCCAGGTGAACGATCCCGGATTGCTAATAACTTAGCGGAACTTTGACTTTCCACGCCCTCCGAAGCATTTGATTGGGATGGCCGATTATGGCTCTTGGTGACAGTTTGCGACTGACCGTTGTAACGCCTGAAAAACCGGTGATTGACCAGGTGGTGCGGAGCGTTCAGTTCCCGCTGGCTGATGGTATGACGGGTGTACTTCCCGGTCGCGCCCCATTGATTGGCCGTCTGGGGTATGACGAGCTGGTTTTCATCGACGACAGTGGTGAGTCGCGATACTTCGTGGATGGTGGTTTTGTGCAGATCGCTCAGAACGTCGTCACGATTCTGACATCTTCGTGTCGTCCTCTGGCGAGCCTGACCCGTGACGAGGCCAGCAAGGTTCTCGATGCGGCTCTTACCAAAAAGGCAACCTCTGATAACGAAGTCAGCCAACGCCAGAAGGAGCAGAATCGAGCACGTCGCATGCTGGCTCTGGCTGATCAGTAGGTTTCCAATCACCAGACTTCAAATCGAGCACTACAAATCCACTGTTGCAACAAGAAGAAAAGCCCGATGCTTAAGTGCATCGGGCTTTCTGATTTTTGGATCGACATTCCCTGGATGAAGAAGAGTCCACTCCAGAGTTTCCAGCAAGCCTATCCGGAGCGGAACTGGTGAAGTTCAACCGGTCAACTTGCTGAAGGTGATGATCACTCGTCGCCCTTCTTCGTGAGTCGTTCGGTGAGGCGAGTGGCCTTACCAACGCGATCGCGGAGGAAGAACAACTTGGCTCGGCGGACCTTACCGTGACGCTTGACGACGATCTTCGCGACCTTTGGTGAGTGGATCGGGAAGGTACGCTCGACACCTTCACCCGCCACAATGCGACGGACGGTGAAGTTCTCGCGGGTTCCCCCATGACGACGGGCAATGACCACGCCATTGAAGATCTGGATACGCTCTTTGTCCCCTTCGAGAATACGCTGGTGCACGTCGACGGTGTCACCAATCTCGAATTCGAGAGCATCGGTACGCAGGCTGGATGCTTCCGCCGCCTGCAATAGTTTGTGTTGCATGATTCAAAATCCTCTGGCTGCTTGTCTGCCGGAGTTGCCTGGCATCTCCGGTGAAAAAACTGTGTTAAACGTGCGAAACAACGACAATCACTTCGGCAAAGGCAAAATCTCGGAGGAAGATCTCATCGCCTGTACGGAAGCTCTTTGAAGCTCCACAGCCGGGCGACGGGTGGCTGTCCTTTCCTGACTTTGCTGTTCTCTCCAGGCCGCAATGGCCTGATGGTTTCCCTCCAGCAGGACATCGGGAACTTTCATCCCGCGATACTCCCTGGGACGGGTGTACTGCGGATATTCAAGCTGTCCACTCTGGGCGAATGATTCATACTTATGGCTGGTTTCGTCACCCAGCACTCCGGGAATCAACCGAATGACAGTGTCGATCAGAAGCATGGCCGGCACTTCACCACCATTGGCAATAAAGTCACCCACCGAAACTTCCATCGGCTTCAATCCTTCAGCGATCCGTTCATCAAAACCTTCATAACGACCACATAACAAAACCAGACGTTTGTGAGTCGAGAGTTCTTCCACCAGACGCTGATCGAGCTTTCGACCCGCTGGCGTGAGCATGATCAGTTGGCCGGGAGCATCTCCCTGAGCCTGCACATGCTCGACACAATCAAAAACCGGCGGGCACATGATGAGCATGCCTGGCCCACCGCCATAAGGCTTATCGTCAACCGAGTGATGATTATCGGTCGTCCATTCGCGGAAGTTCCACAGATGCACGCCGACCTTACCTGCTTCAATCGCCTTATTGAGAAGGCTTTGCTGCAGATAGCCAGCGAAGATCCCTGGAAACAGCGTCAGGACATCGAACCTCATGGCCTCAGCTTTCAATCGACTTACGTCATATTGAACAATGGATTGTGATCGAAAACTCTCGAATCCACCGGCAGTTTAGGGCCGATGATTCAACTGGCCGACGATTTAACCTTCTGTGCTTTCGCCACCTTCAGCAGGAGCTTCACCACCTTCGGCGGGAGCAGCTTCCTTGACCTTGGGAGCAATCAGCGCGGGAGGAGCAGCCTTCACACCGAACTTGTTGGTCTTGATCTTCTTGACGAGTGTAGCCACACGATCAGAGAGGCTGGCGCCGACACTGACCCAGTAATCAACACGTTCCAGGTTGATCTTGACACGCTTCGATTTGTCATCGATGGCGGTGTCGTACCAGCCAATTTCTTCGATCGCTTTCCCTTCACGGTGAACTCGTGAGTCCATCACACAGATGCGGTAAAATGGACGGTGCTTACGCCCAATCTTCTTCATGCGAATCCGAACTGCCACTCAATCCTCCTCACTCGACCGGGCGAAACACCGACCGACAATTGTCTGCAGATTCAATCGCCTGCAACACACACGCGTTATGAACCTGTAGAGATGCAACCTTCTCAATTCCACTCAAAACATCACTCGAAGACTTGCGATTGAAACCACAAAGTTTCGAGCCACCGGAAAATCCCCGGGAGTTCTGCCCGGCAATGCCTGGCGACAGATCAGCGGTTCTTTTTCCGCTGTTTCTTCGCTTCTTTTCGAGCTTTTTTCTTCTTTTCCGCAGCAAGGTCCGCATCAGCCGGGCCACGTTTGCTGCGTTGTTTCTGTGCCTGCAAACCCGCTGCAGGATTCATCCCGCCCACTTTGGCCAGGTCCTGCACGGCACGGAAACGATCCTTAACACCCAGCCCGGACATCTTCTGCATCATGCTCGACATATTGTCGAAGTCTTTGAGCAAACGATTCACATCGGCAGGATCGGTACCACTTCCGCGGGCAATACGCGTGCGGCGGGAACGATCAATCCGATCTGGATTTTGCCGTTCATCGAGAGTCATCGAGCTGATGATCGCGTCAATCCGACCCATATCTTTTTCGGCATCAATGTTTTGAAACTGATCGAGCAGCCCACCCATACCGGGGATCATTTTCATGATATCGCCCAGTGAGCCCAGCCGACGCACCTGCTTCATCTGATTACGGAAGTCTTCCAGCGTGAAGCGGCCCTTGAGCATTCGCTGCTGCTGCCGCTCCATTTCCTCCGCATCGAACTCTTCCTGGGCTCTTTCGAACAAGGTGACAATATCACCCATTCCCAGAATTCGACCGGCCATACGATCCGGATGGAAGGGCTCGAGCCGGTCGAGTTGCTCACCCATCCCGACGAACTTGATCGGGACACCCGTAACCTGCTTGACGCTGATGGCAGCCCCGCCGCGCGTATCGCCATCGAGCTTGGTGAGAATCACGCCGTCGAGTTCAAGGGCATCGTTGAAAGCCTTGGCCGAGCGAACCGCATCCTGGCCAGTCATGGCATCGCAGACGAGATAGACCTGATCAGGCTGGACGCGCGAATCGATCTGCTCCAGCTCGAACATCAAGCGGTCGTCAACGTGAAGGCGCCCCGCCGTATCGAAGATGACGACATTCGCGCCGGCCGTCTTGGCATGAGCCAGACCATTTTTACAGACAGCCACCGGGTTGCCGCCAGGGGCTTCGGCATACACGGGAACATCCAGTTGCTGGCCCAGAGTTTTGAGCTGTTCAATAGCCGCAGGTCGCTGCATGTCGGCAGCCACCATCAGAGGTTTCCAGCCTTCGGCCTTCAACTTGCGGGCCAGTTTGCCGCAAGTGGTCGTTTTACCGGCCCCCTGGAGGCCGCACATCATAATCTTGTTGATGCCATCCCGCCGGAGATGCAGCGAGTGATCAGTCGGCCCCATGAGGGCAATGAGCTGCTGATGAACAATCCCGATGAGTTGTTCGTCGGGTCGAAGTGATTTGAGAACCTTTTCACCCACAGCCTCGGCAGTCACTTTTTCAATAAACTGCGTGGCCACGTTGTATTCAACGTCGGCTTCGAGGAGCGCCTGCCGGACTTGCTTAAGTCCTTCGCGGATATTGGCTTCGGTCAATTTCCCAGAACGGAAAATGCCCGTGAGAGCCCCTTGCAGGCCTTGGGTAATCGATTCAAACATTGATCATCACTCGGGTTCATCAATTCCGGAGCGCACAGTATCTGCCGTGCGGCGTCGCCTCAGCGACGATCCAGGCAACAACGTGCCCAGGAGCCGGGGTAAAACTTCCATGTGAAAGAATATAAAGTGCTTTGATCGCTGACAAGCCACCGCAAGGGAGTGGTTTTTTGTTCAGTTTTTTGAGCCAAGTGGCAAATTGAATCTGTTTTTGGATTCATCTCGCAGAAAGCAAATTTCTGCCAGACTGCCATAAAACAATCTTATCAACGATCACTCATATGACTGGTTCGATTTACCACCCGGAAACTGATTTTGACAGAGTCTGGCGAGTGAACTAACTTCCCGCTGGCGTGATGGCCAATCTTCAAGGATGAAGATGGCTCATTCAGGCCTTTTGCGGGGAGCACTTCATGAGACAGGGATGTCGACTGGCTGTGGTGGCCGACCAAACGGATACCCATGCCGTACTGGATGCCGTGCTTTCGCCGCAGGGATATGAAGTGACTCGCTTAAGGCGCTACAGCGACCTCGAAACCAGACACACGACGGCTGACCCTTTCGACATTGTTGTGCTGGATGCGGATGCCATGCCGCACTCGACGGATGCTGA is a window of Planctopirus limnophila DSM 3776 DNA encoding:
- the atpD gene encoding F0F1 ATP synthase subunit beta gives rise to the protein MSTAVANHVGRVTQVIGSTFDAEFAEGSLPPIYNAVKVDVEIKGTRVKVVGEIQQHLGGGRVRCVALGSTDGLARGVEVIDTGAPLSVPVGKGTLGRVFNVLGEPIDGRGEVAAEDHWPIHRDPPKLEDLSSKTEIFETGIKVVDLLIPFVRGGKAGLFGGAGLGKTVILQELIARIASTHGGYSVFAGVGERTREGNDLWLEMQETQIGSTGRAVIEQTCMVFGQMNEPPGARLRVALSALTMAEWFRDTTGADTLLFVDNIFRFSQAGSEVSALLGRMPSAVGYQPTLSTELGALQERITSTKRGAITSVQAVYVPADDPTDPAPATAFSHLDAFIYLERKIAEKGLYPAIDPLASSSRILDPQIVGERHYACARRVQKILQRYRELQDIIAILGVDELSEDDKLVVKRARRIERFLSQPFFVAEAFTGKKGSFTTLADTIRSFEEICDGKWDDLPESAFMYVGAIEEAVAQAEKMAKA
- a CDS encoding FoF1 ATP synthase subunit delta/epsilon — protein: MALGDSLRLTVVTPEKPVIDQVVRSVQFPLADGMTGVLPGRAPLIGRLGYDELVFIDDSGESRYFVDGGFVQIAQNVVTILTSSCRPLASLTRDEASKVLDAALTKKATSDNEVSQRQKEQNRARRMLALADQ
- the rplS gene encoding 50S ribosomal protein L19, whose translation is MQHKLLQAAEASSLRTDALEFEIGDTVDVHQRILEGDKERIQIFNGVVIARRHGGTRENFTVRRIVAGEGVERTFPIHSPKVAKIVVKRHGKVRRAKLFFLRDRVGKATRLTERLTKKGDE
- the trmD gene encoding tRNA (guanosine(37)-N1)-methyltransferase TrmD, with translation MRFDVLTLFPGIFAGYLQQSLLNKAIEAGKVGVHLWNFREWTTDNHHSVDDKPYGGGPGMLIMCPPVFDCVEHVQAQGDAPGQLIMLTPAGRKLDQRLVEELSTHKRLVLLCGRYEGFDERIAEGLKPMEVSVGDFIANGGEVPAMLLIDTVIRLIPGVLGDETSHKYESFAQSGQLEYPQYTRPREYRGMKVPDVLLEGNHQAIAAWREQQSQERTATRRPAVELQRASVQAMRSSSEILPLPK
- the rpsP gene encoding 30S ribosomal protein S16, whose product is MAVRIRMKKIGRKHRPFYRICVMDSRVHREGKAIEEIGWYDTAIDDKSKRVKINLERVDYWVSVGASLSDRVATLVKKIKTNKFGVKAAPPALIAPKVKEAAPAEGGEAPAEGGESTEG
- the ffh gene encoding signal recognition particle protein, whose product is MFESITQGLQGALTGIFRSGKLTEANIREGLKQVRQALLEADVEYNVATQFIEKVTAEAVGEKVLKSLRPDEQLIGIVHQQLIALMGPTDHSLHLRRDGINKIMMCGLQGAGKTTTCGKLARKLKAEGWKPLMVAADMQRPAAIEQLKTLGQQLDVPVYAEAPGGNPVAVCKNGLAHAKTAGANVVIFDTAGRLHVDDRLMFELEQIDSRVQPDQVYLVCDAMTGQDAVRSAKAFNDALELDGVILTKLDGDTRGGAAISVKQVTGVPIKFVGMGEQLDRLEPFHPDRMAGRILGMGDIVTLFERAQEEFDAEEMERQQQRMLKGRFTLEDFRNQMKQVRRLGSLGDIMKMIPGMGGLLDQFQNIDAEKDMGRIDAIISSMTLDERQNPDRIDRSRRTRIARGSGTDPADVNRLLKDFDNMSSMMQKMSGLGVKDRFRAVQDLAKVGGMNPAAGLQAQKQRSKRGPADADLAAEKKKKARKEAKKQRKKNR
- a CDS encoding response regulator; this encodes MRQGCRLAVVADQTDTHAVLDAVLSPQGYEVTRLRRYSDLETRHTTADPFDIVVLDADAMPHSTDAESAEKTETPAMRHVVIGTVSINLNPETRLISKPYQMAELLQTIESLLPVRH